A single genomic interval of Alteromonas sp. BL110 harbors:
- a CDS encoding MFS transporter, whose product MFMMFAMTSDSVGEIIKEVKVAFSVTNAQASLMHSLPMLGIALSGLFLGFLADKLGRKPTIIIGLALFGVACYSFLIANDFMLIVSLMSLSGVAVGIFKTGALALIGDISTSTKQHTATMNGAEAFFGVGAIIGPLIVAYLIHQGVAWQWLYVIAGGVCTLLIIGALFVKYPTYSRDTSSGENKVSIAQSLRLVKNPYALGFSIGAFLYVAAESAIYVWMPSYLVCDATTLKATYDCYSEGFSQTLAIYSVTAFFILRAAGRFVGIWMMSRFNWALVLTVFTGAIVLCFGLGLWGGKQLALYLFPLTGIFMSVIYPTFNSKGISCFPKHQHGSVAGVILFFTAAGAAAGPFIMGLVSDANGGDAKYGFMVATGFAALLFIGLVYNVIKNPTKNRLAEIEASEYAN is encoded by the coding sequence ATGTTTATGATGTTTGCGATGACATCAGATTCAGTAGGCGAGATAATCAAAGAAGTGAAAGTGGCGTTTTCCGTTACTAATGCGCAAGCGAGTTTAATGCATTCTTTGCCCATGCTGGGTATCGCACTATCTGGCTTATTTTTGGGGTTTCTAGCCGACAAGTTAGGTCGTAAGCCAACCATCATCATTGGTTTAGCATTATTTGGGGTAGCTTGTTACAGCTTCCTTATAGCCAATGACTTTATGTTGATCGTTAGTTTGATGAGCTTGTCAGGGGTAGCCGTTGGTATTTTCAAAACGGGCGCGCTTGCACTTATCGGTGATATTTCAACGTCCACAAAACAACACACCGCAACGATGAACGGTGCAGAGGCGTTTTTTGGGGTAGGTGCAATAATCGGTCCTTTGATTGTGGCGTATCTGATTCACCAAGGGGTAGCGTGGCAGTGGCTTTACGTCATTGCGGGTGGTGTATGTACCCTTCTTATTATTGGCGCGCTGTTCGTTAAGTATCCAACGTATTCCCGCGACACCTCTTCAGGTGAAAATAAAGTTTCTATTGCGCAAAGTTTAAGGTTGGTCAAAAACCCGTATGCCTTAGGTTTCTCTATAGGGGCTTTTTTGTATGTTGCTGCAGAAAGCGCCATTTATGTTTGGATGCCGAGTTACTTAGTGTGCGATGCCACTACGCTTAAAGCGACCTATGACTGTTACAGCGAGGGTTTCTCTCAGACTCTAGCTATTTATTCGGTAACCGCATTCTTTATTCTTCGTGCTGCCGGGCGCTTTGTTGGAATTTGGATGATGTCTCGCTTTAACTGGGCGTTGGTGCTTACGGTGTTCACTGGCGCTATTGTATTGTGCTTTGGCTTAGGGCTATGGGGTGGAAAGCAGCTCGCGCTTTACTTGTTCCCACTAACAGGTATTTTTATGTCGGTTATTTACCCTACGTTTAACTCGAAGGGGATAAGCTGTTTCCCTAAACATCAGCACGGCAGCGTGGCAGGAGTTATTTTATTCTTTACCGCTGCTGGCGCAGCAGCTGGCCCCTTTATAATGGGTCTAGTGAGTGATGCCAACGGAGGCGATGCAAAATACGGCTTTATGGTAGCTACTGGGTTTGCCGCTCTACTATTCATCGGTTTAGTATACAACGTCATCAAAAACCCGACGAAAAACCGTTTAGCTGAAATTGAAGCGAGTGAGTACGCTAACTAA
- a CDS encoding mechanosensitive ion channel family protein has protein sequence MDELKQAQALYDTFVEFAVTYSFQIVGALIIFLFGWWAANKIGHVVENLMVNKKIDVTLSRFTGGICKLVALGIVIIIALGNVGISVTPLIAALGAVGLGAGLAIQGMLANYAAGFTIIITRPFVVGDTIRVRDVAGVVDQVMLPYTILIDEDNVHIQIPNKLIVGEILHNSAENMLIELEIGVAYSSNVDNVIEVIRHAVASVEGVSTEKTPAIGVDSFGDSSINFGVRIWAPATRHFEVRYALNQAVFNALQQHNIDIPFPQREVRMLD, from the coding sequence ATGGATGAATTAAAACAAGCCCAAGCACTTTACGACACGTTCGTTGAGTTTGCCGTGACCTACAGCTTTCAAATCGTAGGTGCCCTAATCATTTTCCTATTTGGTTGGTGGGCGGCCAATAAGATAGGCCATGTGGTTGAAAACCTCATGGTAAACAAAAAAATTGACGTCACGCTAAGCCGATTTACCGGTGGAATATGTAAATTGGTGGCGCTTGGAATAGTTATCATCATCGCGCTTGGCAACGTGGGGATCAGCGTTACGCCGTTAATAGCGGCACTTGGTGCAGTGGGCTTAGGAGCCGGTCTTGCTATTCAAGGTATGCTGGCAAATTATGCCGCAGGTTTTACTATAATTATTACCCGTCCGTTTGTAGTAGGGGATACTATTCGCGTTAGAGACGTTGCCGGTGTTGTTGATCAGGTCATGCTGCCTTATACCATTCTTATTGATGAAGATAATGTGCATATACAAATTCCCAATAAGTTAATTGTAGGGGAAATCTTGCACAATTCTGCCGAAAACATGCTTATCGAACTCGAGATTGGGGTAGCTTACTCTAGTAATGTAGACAATGTCATTGAAGTGATTCGACATGCAGTTGCTTCTGTTGAAGGTGTTAGCACAGAAAAAACACCTGCCATCGGTGTTGATAGTTTTGGTGACAGCAGTATTAATTTTGGAGTTCGGATTTGGGCACCTGCAACAAGGCATTTCGAAGTGCGATATGCGCTTAACCAAGCCGTTTTTAATGCGCTTCAACAGCACAATATTGATATTCCATTCCCGCAGCGGGAAGTCAGAATGCTTGACTAG
- a CDS encoding alpha-amylase family protein: MSYAADSSICLERILASTDLSGLTKKDATTFTQRLKAHFPRLFKHYTCVYGHQYDCYFHLQKLIEILRDGLKSRKPALKKLDYERLQSPLWYRDQQQVGMACYVDLMGPTLSDLHDKIPYFKALGVTYVHLMPLYDTPKGDSDGGYAVSDYRKVNPSLGTVKDLEKLSLALRKEGINLVLDFVFNHTSDEHAWAKAALKGDKRYQNYYYLFDDRTIPDQYEQTLREIFPQVRRGSFTYNEQIEKWIWTTFNSFQWDLNYSNPEVFNAITSEMLFLANIGSAALRLDALAFIWKEVGTDCENQEKAHILIQAFNCCLQIVAPAVVFKSEAIVHPDEVLKYVDKDECQLSYNPLLMALLWNSLATRKTRLLTRSMKKSFAISDECTWVNYVRCHDDIGWTFDDAVANELGINPFDHRYFLNQFYTGRFEGSFANGVPFAENPSNGDCRVCGSLASLCGLEGALQINDTKAIEDAVKRMLLLYGITFSIGGIPLLYSSDEIGKLNDYSYRFDESKKHDDRWVNRIAVNDEDTALALGQTPPSSPAEVASLRVFEGLQKMIEIRKKYSVFGQAPTHILDAANQHCFMFLRENVKGEKLLVICNFSEHEQELQRSLLATVNCTSSVDLLSGEEVTMEAEPLILAPFQQLWLLAR, from the coding sequence ATGAGCTATGCTGCCGATAGTAGTATATGTTTAGAGCGCATCTTGGCATCCACCGATTTATCAGGCCTTACAAAGAAAGATGCAACAACGTTTACCCAGCGATTAAAGGCACATTTCCCTCGCCTCTTTAAACACTATACCTGCGTCTATGGGCATCAGTACGACTGCTATTTCCATTTACAAAAACTCATCGAAATATTAAGAGATGGATTAAAAAGTCGAAAGCCTGCGCTTAAAAAGCTTGATTATGAAAGGCTACAGTCTCCCTTGTGGTATCGCGATCAACAACAAGTAGGCATGGCCTGTTATGTAGATTTAATGGGGCCAACGCTAAGTGACTTACACGATAAAATTCCTTATTTTAAAGCGCTAGGTGTAACCTATGTGCATTTAATGCCGCTATACGACACGCCAAAAGGAGATAGTGATGGCGGTTATGCCGTATCGGACTATCGCAAAGTAAATCCCTCTTTAGGTACTGTGAAAGATTTGGAAAAGCTTTCGTTGGCCCTGCGAAAGGAAGGAATTAACCTTGTGCTGGACTTTGTTTTTAATCACACGTCTGACGAACATGCGTGGGCAAAAGCTGCACTTAAAGGCGACAAGCGATATCAAAACTATTACTACTTGTTTGATGACAGGACTATTCCCGACCAATATGAACAAACGCTGAGAGAAATTTTTCCTCAAGTAAGAAGGGGAAGCTTTACCTACAATGAACAGATTGAAAAGTGGATTTGGACGACCTTCAACAGTTTTCAATGGGATTTAAACTACAGCAACCCTGAAGTATTCAACGCCATAACCTCTGAAATGCTATTTCTAGCTAACATTGGTAGTGCAGCGTTACGTTTAGACGCACTAGCGTTTATTTGGAAAGAAGTGGGGACTGACTGCGAGAATCAAGAGAAAGCACACATACTCATTCAAGCGTTTAATTGTTGTTTACAAATTGTTGCGCCAGCAGTGGTATTTAAGTCAGAAGCTATCGTTCACCCCGATGAAGTGCTTAAGTATGTCGATAAAGATGAATGCCAGCTTTCTTATAACCCCTTGTTAATGGCGCTACTTTGGAACTCTCTGGCAACACGCAAGACACGCCTACTCACACGCTCGATGAAAAAGAGCTTTGCTATTTCAGACGAGTGTACATGGGTGAACTACGTGCGTTGTCACGACGACATTGGCTGGACCTTTGACGATGCTGTCGCTAATGAATTAGGTATAAATCCATTCGATCATCGCTATTTCCTGAATCAGTTCTACACTGGCCGCTTTGAAGGAAGCTTTGCCAACGGTGTGCCGTTTGCAGAAAACCCAAGTAACGGCGATTGCCGTGTATGCGGTTCATTAGCATCTTTATGTGGGCTAGAAGGCGCTCTTCAAATTAATGACACCAAAGCCATTGAAGATGCGGTAAAGCGTATGCTGTTGCTTTATGGGATAACGTTCAGCATTGGTGGTATCCCATTACTTTACTCCAGCGATGAAATTGGGAAACTCAATGACTACAGCTACCGATTTGACGAAAGCAAAAAGCATGACGATAGATGGGTTAATCGCATTGCAGTTAATGACGAAGATACCGCTCTGGCACTAGGCCAAACACCACCGTCTAGCCCAGCCGAAGTCGCCAGCCTTCGCGTATTCGAAGGCTTGCAAAAAATGATCGAAATTAGAAAAAAGTATTCAGTTTTTGGCCAAGCTCCAACCCATATATTAGATGCTGCCAATCAACATTGTTTTATGTTTTTGCGAGAAAATGTCAAAGGTGAAAAGCTACTCGTCATATGTAATTTTAGTGAACACGAGCAAGAGCTTCAGCGTTCCCTCTTGGCGACAGTCAACTGCACATCGAGCGTAGACCTGCTTTCAGGTGAAGAGGTGACAATGGAAGCTGAACCTTTGATATTAGCTCCCTTTCAGCAGCTATGGCTTTTAGCACGCTAA
- the gloA2 gene encoding SMU1112c/YaeR family gloxylase I-like metalloprotein, translating into MLKGFHHVAIICSDYPRSKAFYTDVLGFSIIDENYREARDSYKCDLGLPDGSQIELFSFPGAPQRPSRPEAQGLRHLAFKVANLDEMIDHLTNKRVECEPVRTDEYTGKRFTFFQDPDGLPLELYEL; encoded by the coding sequence ATGCTAAAGGGCTTTCACCATGTCGCTATTATTTGTAGTGACTACCCACGTTCAAAAGCGTTTTATACGGATGTGTTAGGTTTTTCCATCATTGACGAAAATTATCGGGAAGCTAGGGATTCATATAAATGCGACCTTGGTTTACCTGATGGAAGTCAAATTGAGTTATTTTCATTCCCAGGGGCGCCGCAAAGACCGTCACGTCCGGAAGCACAAGGGCTTAGACACTTGGCGTTTAAAGTAGCCAATCTCGATGAAATGATTGATCACTTAACCAACAAACGTGTGGAATGTGAGCCCGTAAGAACTGACGAATATACGGGCAAGCGCTTTACGTTTTTTCAAGACCCTGATGGTTTACCCCTAGAACTTTACGAACTATAA
- a CDS encoding aldo/keto reductase, whose product MNAHFPHASRLIYGCMGLGGGWNNAPVTKADVTQARSIIDAVLELNINVFDHADIYTFGKAETAFGEALKQAPKLKDKMLIQSKCAIRFEDELGPKRYDFSANHLHTSVEGILSRLGIEQLDILLLHRPDPLMELEEVAGTLLLLQQQGKIKHVGVSNMHGHQINYLQSALSTPIVANQLEMSLGFRDWLEDGITSNSAANRNMGYAPGTLEYCMMNNVQLQAWGSLAQGKYTGAKTETSADAATADLVAQLASEYQTTPEAIVLAWLMRHPANIAPVLGSTNIERIKSSQKAMDVHLSREHWYKLFEVARGQEMP is encoded by the coding sequence ATGAATGCACACTTTCCACATGCCAGCCGCCTAATTTATGGATGCATGGGCTTAGGTGGAGGTTGGAATAACGCCCCCGTCACAAAAGCCGATGTTACCCAAGCGAGATCAATAATTGACGCTGTATTAGAATTAAACATTAACGTTTTTGACCATGCTGATATTTACACATTTGGTAAAGCAGAAACTGCCTTTGGTGAAGCCCTCAAGCAAGCGCCAAAACTTAAAGACAAAATGCTTATTCAATCTAAATGTGCAATACGTTTTGAAGATGAGTTAGGACCAAAGCGTTATGATTTCTCGGCAAATCATTTACATACTTCCGTCGAAGGCATTCTCTCTCGTTTAGGTATCGAGCAACTTGATATACTGCTTTTGCACCGCCCCGACCCACTTATGGAGCTAGAAGAAGTAGCTGGCACCTTATTGCTGCTACAGCAACAGGGTAAGATTAAACACGTGGGTGTGTCTAACATGCACGGGCATCAAATAAACTACCTTCAATCAGCTCTCTCAACCCCTATTGTTGCTAACCAACTTGAAATGAGCCTTGGTTTTAGAGATTGGCTAGAAGACGGCATAACTAGTAACAGTGCGGCGAATCGCAATATGGGTTATGCGCCCGGAACGCTTGAATACTGTATGATGAATAACGTTCAGCTTCAGGCGTGGGGAAGCTTAGCTCAAGGAAAATATACAGGGGCAAAAACCGAGACGAGTGCAGACGCCGCTACCGCAGATTTAGTAGCGCAGCTTGCGAGCGAATACCAAACGACGCCTGAAGCGATTGTTCTAGCATGGCTAATGCGGCACCCTGCCAACATTGCCCCGGTTTTAGGCAGCACCAATATAGAACGAATCAAATCAAGCCAAAAAGCGATGGACGTTCATTTGTCTCGCGAACACTGGTATAAGTTATTTGAAGTCGCTCGCGGTCAAGAGATGCCGTAA